The following coding sequences lie in one Oceanicola sp. 502str15 genomic window:
- the pyk gene encoding pyruvate kinase codes for MKRNRNVKIVATLGPASDTYEMIRALHETGADVFRLNMSHGSHDEIKARHAMIRQVEKDVGRPIAILADLQGPKLRVGTFAGDSEELVEGASFRLDLDPAEGDSSRVCLPHKEIFDALEPGSHLLVNDGKIRLKVTACGSDYADCEVIAGGTISNRKGVNVPDVVLPLAALSEKDLKDLEFVCALGVDWLALSFVQRKEDVLQARELAKGRAAILSKIEKPAAVKAFEEILEVSDGIMVARGDLGVELPVQMVPPIQKRLVRTTRSAAKPVIVATQMLESMIDSPMPTRAEVSDVSNAIYEGADAIMLSAESAAGQYPIEAVKTMDAVAQEVESDPTYRDVIEAARRIERSTVADGIVSAAREIAEATEIKAIACFTQTGTTGSLVARERPRVPILALTNNIGTARRLALTWGCTCAVTARLERFKQAVVSGARNARELGLATEDDQIVVTAGVPFNVPGSTNILRVAPCAERLIFASDPE; via the coding sequence ATGAAACGCAACCGCAACGTCAAGATCGTGGCCACGCTGGGCCCTGCCTCGGACACCTACGAGATGATCCGTGCCCTGCACGAGACCGGGGCCGATGTGTTCCGGCTCAACATGAGCCACGGCTCGCACGACGAGATCAAGGCGCGCCATGCGATGATCCGGCAGGTCGAGAAGGACGTGGGCCGCCCGATTGCCATTCTGGCCGACCTTCAGGGCCCCAAGCTGCGGGTTGGCACCTTTGCGGGCGACAGCGAAGAGCTGGTGGAGGGCGCGAGCTTTCGGCTCGATCTCGACCCGGCGGAGGGCGACTCCTCGCGGGTCTGCCTGCCGCACAAGGAGATTTTCGATGCGCTGGAGCCTGGATCGCACCTGCTGGTCAACGACGGCAAGATCCGCCTGAAGGTGACGGCATGTGGCAGCGATTACGCGGATTGCGAGGTGATTGCGGGCGGCACGATCAGCAACCGCAAGGGGGTGAACGTGCCCGATGTGGTGCTGCCGCTGGCGGCGCTGAGCGAGAAGGATCTGAAGGATCTGGAATTCGTCTGCGCGCTTGGTGTGGACTGGCTGGCGCTGTCGTTCGTGCAGCGCAAGGAAGACGTGTTGCAGGCCCGCGAGCTGGCCAAGGGCCGGGCGGCGATCCTGTCGAAGATCGAGAAGCCTGCGGCGGTGAAGGCCTTCGAGGAAATTCTGGAGGTCAGCGACGGGATCATGGTGGCCCGGGGCGACCTTGGCGTGGAGCTGCCGGTGCAGATGGTGCCGCCGATCCAGAAGCGCCTTGTGCGCACCACCCGCTCTGCGGCCAAGCCGGTGATCGTGGCGACCCAGATGCTGGAGAGCATGATCGACAGCCCGATGCCGACCCGGGCCGAAGTTTCGGACGTGTCGAACGCCATTTACGAGGGCGCCGATGCGATCATGCTCAGTGCCGAGAGCGCGGCGGGGCAGTATCCGATCGAGGCGGTCAAGACGATGGACGCCGTGGCGCAGGAGGTGGAGAGCGATCCGACCTATCGCGACGTGATCGAGGCGGCGCGGCGGATCGAGCGCTCCACCGTGGCCGATGGCATCGTGAGCGCGGCCCGCGAGATTGCCGAGGCCACCGAGATCAAGGCGATTGCCTGTTTCACCCAGACCGGCACCACCGGCTCGCTGGTGGCGCGCGAGCGCCCGCGGGTGCCGATCCTTGCGCTGACCAACAACATCGGCACCGCCCGCCGGCTGGCCCTGACCTGGGGCTGCACCTGCGCCGTAACGGCGCGGCTGGAGCGGTTCAAGCAGGCGGTTGTCAGCGGCGCGCGCAATGCCCGCGAGCTGGGACTGGCGACCGAGGACGACCAGATCGTGGTGACCGCCGGTGTGCCCTTCAACGTGCCCGGCTCCACCAACATCCTGCGTGTCGCCCCCTGCGCCGAGCGGCTGATCTTTGCCTCTGACCCGGAGTGA
- a CDS encoding dienelactone hydrolase family protein: MQHQDQTYEGFSGTIVTDPAHSGPRPGVLVFHSIAWRGPIEMAAAERLAAMGYAAFVADTYGKAPDGPEECRTLMNGLNADRSELRRRIEAALDWMRGAGETNGNHAAIGFCFGGKCVLDLARMGHEDVKAVASFHGLFDKPTWPGAPRFPASVLALHGWDDPLATPEQTLALAAELDAAEADWQILAMGGVGHAFTNPGANDKAGGKHYDARATERAWAAAAQLFATTL; encoded by the coding sequence ATGCAGCACCAGGACCAGACCTACGAGGGCTTTTCCGGCACCATCGTCACCGACCCGGCCCACAGCGGCCCGCGTCCCGGCGTTCTGGTCTTCCATTCCATCGCCTGGCGCGGCCCGATCGAGATGGCGGCCGCCGAGCGTCTCGCCGCCATGGGTTATGCCGCCTTCGTGGCCGACACCTACGGCAAGGCCCCCGACGGCCCCGAAGAGTGCCGCACCCTGATGAACGGCCTCAACGCCGATCGCTCCGAACTGCGCCGCCGGATCGAGGCGGCCCTCGACTGGATGCGCGGCGCGGGCGAAACCAACGGCAACCACGCCGCCATCGGCTTCTGTTTCGGCGGCAAATGCGTGCTCGACCTTGCCCGGATGGGCCATGAAGATGTGAAGGCCGTCGCCAGCTTCCACGGCCTCTTCGACAAACCCACCTGGCCCGGCGCCCCGCGCTTCCCGGCCTCGGTCCTCGCGCTGCACGGCTGGGACGACCCGCTGGCCACCCCCGAGCAGACCCTCGCCCTCGCCGCCGAGCTCGATGCGGCAGAGGCCGACTGGCAGATCCTCGCCATGGGCGGTGTGGGCCATGCCTTTACCAATCCGGGCGCAAACGACAAGGCCGGCGGCAAGCACTACGACGCCCGCGCCACCGAACGCGCCTGGGCGGCGGCGGCGCAGCTCTTCGCAACGACGCTCTAG
- the rpmI gene encoding 50S ribosomal protein L35: MPKMKTKSSAKKRFKVTANGRIKTAQAGKRHGMIKRSNKFIRNARGTTVMSDADEKIVKKMMPYAR; encoded by the coding sequence ATGCCCAAGATGAAGACGAAATCGAGCGCCAAGAAGCGCTTCAAGGTGACGGCCAATGGCCGCATCAAGACGGCCCAGGCGGGCAAGCGTCACGGCATGATCAAGCGGAGCAACAAGTTTATCCGCAATGCGCGCGGCACCACCGTGATGAGCGACGCCGACGAGAAAATCGTCAAGAAAATGATGCCCTACGCCCGCTGA
- the rplT gene encoding 50S ribosomal protein L20, which translates to MSRVKGGTTTHARHKKVIKAAKGYYGRRSTNFKTATQAVDKANQYATRDRKNRKRQFRALWIQRINAAVRSHDESLTYSRFINGLSLAGIEVDRKVLADLAVHEPEAFGGIVDKAKAALA; encoded by the coding sequence ATGTCCCGAGTAAAAGGTGGCACGACCACCCACGCCCGCCACAAGAAGGTAATCAAGGCCGCCAAAGGCTACTATGGTCGCCGGTCTACCAACTTCAAGACAGCCACGCAGGCCGTCGACAAGGCAAACCAATACGCCACGCGCGACCGCAAGAACCGCAAGCGCCAGTTCCGTGCGCTGTGGATCCAGCGGATCAACGCCGCCGTGCGCAGCCATGATGAAAGCCTGACCTACTCGCGCTTCATCAACGGCCTGTCGCTGGCCGGTATCGAGGTTGACCGCAAGGTGCTGGCCGATCTGGCCGTGCACGAGCCCGAGGCCTTCGGCGGTATCGTCGACAAGGCGAAAGCCGCTCTGGCCTGA
- a CDS encoding MauE/DoxX family redox-associated membrane protein translates to MHAQASQTALSPDHTRHQPDTRTKGKARLYRMATPDHLCPFGLKSKAMLERWGYEVEDHLLTTRRETDAFMAEHGVETTPQTWIGSERIGGYDDLHAFFGIPLRGEDEKTYQPVIATFGMAAAMGLAISWLHHGALTGAALVYTIAAAMCLLALQKLRDVESFSTMFLGYDLLARRRVEYAYAYPFLEGAAGVLMLAGIATWAAAPIAIVIGGIGAVSVIKAVYIDKRDLKCACMGGGSNVPLGAVSLTENVMMFCVGLWMILQPLIGIAG, encoded by the coding sequence ATGCACGCCCAAGCCAGCCAGACCGCCCTCTCCCCCGACCACACCCGCCACCAGCCCGACACGCGCACCAAGGGCAAGGCTCGGCTCTACCGGATGGCCACCCCCGATCACCTCTGTCCCTTCGGCCTGAAATCCAAGGCCATGCTCGAGCGCTGGGGCTACGAGGTCGAAGATCACCTCCTCACCACCCGCCGCGAAACCGACGCCTTCATGGCCGAGCACGGGGTCGAGACCACCCCGCAAACCTGGATCGGCTCCGAGCGGATCGGCGGCTACGACGACCTACACGCGTTCTTCGGCATCCCGCTCCGCGGCGAGGACGAGAAAACCTATCAGCCCGTCATCGCCACCTTCGGCATGGCCGCCGCCATGGGCCTCGCCATCTCGTGGCTCCACCACGGCGCCCTCACCGGCGCGGCGCTGGTCTATACCATCGCCGCTGCCATGTGCCTGCTCGCCCTGCAAAAGCTCCGCGACGTCGAGAGCTTTTCCACCATGTTCCTCGGCTACGACCTGCTCGCCCGGCGCCGGGTCGAATACGCCTATGCCTACCCCTTCCTCGAAGGCGCCGCCGGCGTGCTCATGCTCGCGGGCATCGCCACATGGGCGGCGGCCCCCATCGCCATCGTCATCGGCGGCATCGGCGCGGTTTCCGTCATCAAGGCGGTCTACATCGACAAGCGCGATCTGAAGTGCGCCTGCATGGGCGGCGGCTCCAACGTGCCGCTCGGGGCGGTGTCGCTGACCGAGAACGTGATGATGTTCTGCGTCGGCCTCTGGATGATCCTACAACCCCTGATAGGCATCGCCGGATAG
- the pheS gene encoding phenylalanine--tRNA ligase subunit alpha: MDELRGKYIEAIAGATDEAALEELRLSAVGKKGEVSLKMRELGKMTPEERQVAGPALNALKDEINAALAARKAALGDAALDERLKAEWLDVTLPSRPRRQGTIHPVSQVTEEVTAIFADMGFAVAEGPQIETDWYNFDALNIPGHHPARAEMDTFYMAREEGDNRPPHVLRTHTSPVQIRSLEAGGAPTRIICPGRVYRADYDQTHTPMFHQVEGLAIDRDISMANLKWVLEEFFTAYFGTNVKTRFRASHFPFTEPSAEVDIQCSFEGGTVKVGEGDDWLEVLGSGMVHPDVLRAGKIDPNEWQGFAFGMGIDRIAMLKYGIPDLRAFFESDLRWLRHYGFAALDVPTLHAGVSR, encoded by the coding sequence ATGGACGAGCTGCGCGGAAAATACATTGAGGCGATTGCCGGAGCCACCGACGAGGCGGCGCTGGAAGAGCTGCGCCTGTCGGCCGTGGGCAAGAAGGGCGAGGTTTCGCTGAAGATGCGCGAGCTGGGCAAGATGACCCCGGAAGAGCGCCAGGTGGCCGGTCCCGCGCTGAACGCGCTGAAGGACGAGATCAACGCCGCGCTGGCCGCCCGCAAGGCGGCGCTGGGCGATGCGGCGCTGGACGAGCGGCTGAAGGCGGAGTGGCTGGACGTGACGCTGCCGAGCCGGCCGCGCCGTCAGGGCACGATCCACCCGGTGAGCCAGGTGACGGAAGAGGTCACGGCGATCTTTGCCGACATGGGCTTTGCCGTGGCCGAGGGCCCGCAGATCGAGACCGACTGGTACAACTTCGATGCGCTGAACATCCCCGGCCACCACCCGGCACGGGCCGAGATGGACACCTTCTACATGGCGCGGGAAGAGGGCGACAACCGCCCCCCTCACGTGCTGCGCACTCACACCAGCCCGGTGCAGATCCGTTCGCTGGAAGCCGGCGGCGCGCCGACGCGGATCATCTGCCCGGGGCGGGTTTATCGCGCCGATTACGACCAGACCCATACGCCGATGTTCCATCAGGTCGAGGGGCTGGCGATTGACCGCGACATCTCGATGGCGAACCTGAAGTGGGTGCTGGAGGAGTTCTTCACGGCCTACTTCGGGACCAACGTGAAGACCCGCTTCCGCGCCAGCCACTTCCCCTTCACCGAGCCTTCGGCGGAGGTGGACATTCAGTGCAGCTTCGAGGGCGGCACCGTGAAGGTGGGCGAGGGCGACGACTGGCTGGAGGTTCTGGGGAGCGGGATGGTGCACCCGGATGTGCTGCGGGCGGGCAAGATCGACCCGAACGAATGGCAGGGCTTTGCTTTCGGCATGGGGATCGACCGGATCGCGATGCTGAAATACGGCATCCCCGACCTGCGCGCCTTCTTCGAGAGCGACCTGCGCTGGCTGCGGCACTACGGCTTTGCGGCGCTTGACGTGCCGACGCTGCACGCGGGCGTGTCGCGGTAA
- a CDS encoding YrhK family protein, whose product MKLFRHENRERNHHTRRVYALYELAYTAVDFGAAICFLVGSVLFFWPSVETPAIWLFTVGSVLFLAKPAIRLAREIKLLRMGEYETLAERIER is encoded by the coding sequence ATGAAGCTGTTTCGCCATGAGAACCGCGAAAGAAACCACCACACGCGGCGCGTCTACGCGCTTTACGAGCTGGCCTATACGGCGGTCGATTTCGGGGCGGCGATCTGCTTTCTGGTCGGGTCGGTGCTGTTTTTCTGGCCCTCGGTGGAGACCCCGGCGATCTGGCTGTTCACTGTGGGCTCAGTGCTGTTTCTGGCCAAGCCCGCGATCCGGCTGGCGCGCGAGATCAAGCTGCTGCGAATGGGCGAATATGAAACCCTGGCCGAGCGGATCGAGCGCTGA
- the pheT gene encoding phenylalanine--tRNA ligase subunit beta — protein sequence MKFTLSWLKEHLETDASLDSILDALTDLGLEVEGVEDPAAKLGAFTIGKVLAAEKHPDADRLKVCRVATDEGEKQIICGAPNAREGITVVVAKPGTYVPGIDTTIQVGKIRGIESHGMMASEREMELSDEHDGIIELESGEVGEKFTDWLAANRPEAVDPVIEIAITPNRPDALGVHGIARDLAARGLGTLKPLKQHRIEGKFASPVNVTISPEAADGCHVFQGRYIRGVKNGPSPAWLQKRLRAIGLRPISALVDITNFFTFDRNRPLHVFDGGKAQGDLLIHRAKGGEELLALDGKTYAMPEGALVFSDDKGVESIGGIMGGEESGCTEETVDVIVEAAYWDFVQIALTGRALKVNSDARYRNERGIDPGYNRQAVDDATAMILELCGGEPSELIEAGQVPDVSRAYKLDAARCSSLVGMDISEATQRASLEALGFVMDGDMAQVPSWRPDVKGEADLVEEVARIASLTGLVGKPMARVAPGVPKPILTESQQRERAARRTIAALGYNECVTYSFIDEATAKLFNGGDAASRLENPISSEMSHMRPALLPGLLQAAARNQARGFSDMALFEVGAAFHGGEPGEQHMLATGLLVGATGPRDSFGARRDVDVYDAKADCEAVLAALGAPERVQFRREASDWWHPGRSSVMALGKNVLAVFGEIHPRILREMDVKGPAVGFTIWPEAVPAKKAKGASRGAVVLADLQAVERDFAFVVDEGVAAMDLMNAARGADKALIEDVRLFDQFIGGSLGEGKKSLAITVRLQPSEQTLTDDDIAGVSAKVVEKVSKATGGVLRG from the coding sequence ATGAAATTCACCCTGAGCTGGCTCAAGGAGCACCTGGAAACGGATGCGAGCCTTGATAGCATTCTCGATGCGCTGACGGACCTCGGCCTTGAGGTGGAGGGGGTCGAAGACCCCGCCGCGAAGCTCGGGGCCTTTACCATCGGCAAGGTGCTTGCCGCCGAGAAGCACCCCGACGCCGACCGGCTTAAGGTGTGCCGCGTGGCGACTGACGAGGGCGAGAAGCAGATCATTTGCGGTGCGCCCAATGCGCGGGAGGGGATCACCGTGGTGGTGGCCAAGCCGGGCACCTATGTGCCGGGGATCGACACCACGATTCAGGTCGGCAAGATCCGGGGCATCGAGAGCCACGGGATGATGGCCTCCGAGCGCGAGATGGAGCTGAGCGACGAGCACGACGGGATCATCGAGCTGGAGAGCGGGGAGGTGGGCGAGAAGTTCACCGACTGGCTTGCTGCCAACCGCCCCGAGGCGGTGGACCCGGTGATCGAGATCGCGATCACGCCCAACCGCCCCGATGCGCTGGGCGTGCACGGCATTGCCCGCGACCTCGCCGCGCGGGGGCTGGGCACGCTGAAGCCGCTGAAGCAGCACAGGATCGAGGGCAAGTTCGCCAGCCCGGTGAACGTGACCATTTCGCCCGAGGCGGCGGACGGCTGCCACGTGTTTCAGGGCCGCTACATCCGCGGCGTCAAGAACGGCCCCAGCCCGGCATGGTTGCAAAAGAGGCTGCGGGCCATCGGCCTGCGCCCGATTTCGGCGCTGGTGGATATCACCAACTTCTTCACCTTCGACCGCAACCGCCCGCTCCATGTGTTTGACGGCGGCAAGGCGCAGGGCGACCTGCTGATCCACCGCGCCAAGGGCGGCGAGGAGTTGCTGGCGCTGGATGGCAAGACCTATGCCATGCCCGAGGGCGCGCTGGTGTTTTCCGACGACAAGGGCGTGGAAAGCATTGGCGGGATCATGGGCGGCGAGGAGTCGGGCTGCACCGAGGAGACGGTGGATGTGATCGTGGAGGCGGCCTATTGGGATTTCGTCCAGATCGCGCTGACCGGGCGGGCGCTGAAGGTGAACTCCGACGCGCGCTATCGCAACGAGCGCGGGATTGATCCGGGCTACAACCGGCAGGCGGTGGATGATGCCACGGCGATGATCCTCGAGCTGTGCGGCGGTGAGCCCTCCGAGCTGATCGAAGCCGGGCAGGTGCCGGATGTGAGCCGGGCCTACAAGCTCGATGCCGCGCGGTGCTCGTCGCTGGTGGGCATGGACATTTCGGAAGCCACGCAGCGGGCCTCGCTTGAGGCGCTGGGCTTCGTGATGGACGGCGACATGGCGCAGGTGCCGAGCTGGCGGCCCGACGTGAAGGGCGAGGCCGATCTGGTGGAAGAGGTGGCCCGCATTGCCTCGCTCACCGGCCTTGTCGGCAAGCCGATGGCCCGCGTGGCCCCCGGTGTGCCCAAGCCGATCCTGACCGAGAGCCAGCAGCGCGAGCGTGCGGCGCGGCGCACGATTGCGGCGCTGGGCTACAACGAATGCGTGACCTACAGCTTCATCGACGAGGCGACGGCCAAGCTGTTCAACGGCGGCGATGCGGCCAGCCGGCTGGAGAACCCGATTTCGTCGGAGATGAGCCATATGCGGCCCGCGCTCCTGCCCGGTCTGTTGCAGGCCGCGGCCCGCAACCAGGCACGGGGTTTCTCCGACATGGCGCTGTTCGAGGTGGGCGCGGCCTTTCACGGCGGGGAGCCGGGCGAGCAGCACATGCTGGCCACTGGCCTTCTGGTCGGGGCGACCGGCCCGCGTGACAGCTTTGGCGCCCGCCGCGATGTGGATGTCTATGACGCCAAGGCCGATTGCGAGGCGGTCCTGGCGGCGCTGGGTGCGCCTGAGCGTGTGCAGTTCCGCCGCGAGGCGAGCGACTGGTGGCACCCGGGCCGCTCTTCGGTGATGGCGCTGGGCAAGAATGTTCTGGCGGTCTTCGGCGAGATCCACCCGCGCATCCTGCGGGAGATGGACGTGAAGGGCCCGGCCGTGGGCTTCACCATCTGGCCCGAGGCGGTGCCGGCGAAGAAGGCCAAGGGCGCGTCGCGCGGGGCGGTCGTGCTGGCCGATCTTCAGGCCGTCGAGCGCGACTTTGCCTTCGTCGTCGACGAGGGCGTGGCCGCGATGGACCTGATGAATGCCGCTCGCGGGGCGGACAAGGCGCTGATCGAGGATGTCCGGCTGTTCGACCAGTTCATCGGCGGTTCGCTGGGGGAGGGCAAGAAGAGCCTTGCCATCACCGTGCGGCTCCAGCCGAGCGAGCAGACGCTGACCGACGACGATATTGCCGGGGTTTCGGCCAAGGTGGTCGAGAAGGTGAGCAAGGCCACGGGCGGGGTGCTGCGCGGCTGA
- a CDS encoding glutathione S-transferase family protein: protein MTDLSDFLVTKRWPVEDSSKLQLFSFPTPNGRKIGIALEEMGLPYEAHRVTVSDKDVKSPEFLSLNPNNKIPAIIDPDGPGGEPLALWESGAILIYLAEKTGKFYGAPGTGKHIVNQWLMWQMGGLGPMLGQLGYFVKFAGSEIEDPRPRERFINEAKRLLGVLDGALEGKDWVAGDYSIADMAIVPWLMGLEFYGAEDLVGLPDLRNVTAYIERFKARPAVQAGLNVPPREG, encoded by the coding sequence ATGACAGACCTCTCCGACTTCCTCGTCACCAAACGCTGGCCGGTGGAAGACTCCTCCAAGCTGCAACTCTTCTCCTTCCCCACGCCCAACGGCCGCAAGATCGGCATCGCGCTGGAGGAGATGGGCCTGCCCTACGAGGCACACCGCGTCACCGTCTCCGACAAGGACGTGAAAAGCCCCGAATTCCTCAGCCTGAACCCCAACAACAAGATCCCCGCCATCATTGATCCCGACGGCCCCGGCGGCGAGCCGCTGGCGCTTTGGGAGAGCGGGGCGATCCTGATCTATCTCGCTGAAAAGACCGGCAAGTTCTATGGCGCCCCCGGCACCGGCAAGCACATCGTCAACCAGTGGCTGATGTGGCAGATGGGCGGCCTCGGTCCGATGCTGGGACAGCTCGGCTACTTCGTGAAGTTCGCCGGCTCCGAGATCGAAGACCCCCGCCCCCGCGAGCGTTTCATCAACGAAGCAAAGCGCCTGCTCGGCGTGCTCGACGGTGCGCTCGAGGGCAAGGACTGGGTCGCGGGCGACTATTCCATCGCCGACATGGCCATCGTGCCCTGGCTCATGGGGCTGGAGTTCTACGGCGCCGAAGATCTCGTCGGCCTGCCCGACCTCAGGAACGTCACGGCCTATATCGAGCGCTTCAAGGCCCGGCCCGCCGTGCAGGCCGGCCTCAACGTTCCGCCGCGCGAGGGCTGA
- the mscL gene encoding large conductance mechanosensitive channel protein MscL — MMKEFKDFIAKGNVMDMAVGIIIGAAFTAIVSSMVADLINPIIGLFTGGLDFTNNYVVLSGEVAEGTSLEAAREGGANVFAWGSFAMAVINFLIIAFVVFMLVRYVNKVKSLAEKPEEVAPEVETGPSELDVLLEIRDSLKKA; from the coding sequence ATGATGAAAGAATTCAAGGACTTCATTGCCAAGGGCAATGTGATGGACATGGCGGTGGGTATCATTATCGGTGCCGCGTTTACCGCGATTGTCAGCTCGATGGTGGCCGACCTTATCAACCCGATCATCGGTCTTTTCACCGGCGGTCTGGACTTTACCAACAACTACGTCGTGCTGAGCGGCGAGGTGGCCGAGGGCACCTCGCTGGAAGCGGCGCGTGAGGGTGGTGCGAACGTGTTTGCCTGGGGCTCCTTCGCAATGGCCGTGATCAACTTCCTGATCATCGCCTTCGTGGTCTTCATGCTGGTGCGCTACGTCAACAAGGTGAAGTCGCTGGCCGAGAAGCCCGAGGAAGTGGCGCCGGAAGTTGAAACCGGCCCCTCCGAGCTGGACGTTCTGCTCGAGATCCGGGACTCGCTGAAGAAGGCCTGA
- a CDS encoding DUF1127 domain-containing protein, with product MAYFDPTARATGSTLAGKITRFLTRPTGIIAEWNDRRVTRKALSKLTDRELDDIGLCRGDVEAL from the coding sequence ATGGCCTACTTTGACCCGACCGCTCGCGCCACCGGCAGCACTCTCGCCGGCAAGATCACCCGTTTCCTGACCCGTCCCACCGGCATTATCGCCGAGTGGAACGACCGCCGCGTCACCCGCAAGGCCCTCTCCAAGCTCACCGACCGTGAGCTGGACGATATCGGCCTGTGCCGGGGCGACGTCGAGGCGCTCTGA
- the ruvC gene encoding crossover junction endodeoxyribonuclease RuvC, with protein MRIIGVDPGLRNLGWGVIEAEGSRMVHVANGICRSDSALPLALRLQSIFRGLSDVIAQYAPEAAAIEETFVNRDGQGTLKLGQARGVALLVLAEAGLAPGEYAPNTVKKAVVGTGHAAKGQIAHMVAHYFPGAKVAGADAADALAIAICHSHHSGPGAAKLAAALRAAG; from the coding sequence ATGAGGATAATCGGGGTCGATCCGGGCCTGCGCAACCTGGGCTGGGGCGTGATCGAGGCCGAGGGCAGCCGGATGGTGCATGTGGCCAACGGGATTTGCCGCAGTGATTCTGCCCTGCCGCTTGCGCTGCGCCTGCAATCCATCTTTCGGGGCCTCAGCGATGTGATCGCTCAATATGCCCCCGAGGCGGCGGCCATCGAGGAAACCTTCGTGAACCGCGACGGGCAGGGCACGCTCAAGCTGGGGCAGGCCCGCGGCGTGGCGCTGCTGGTGCTGGCCGAGGCCGGGCTGGCCCCGGGAGAATATGCGCCGAACACGGTGAAGAAGGCTGTGGTCGGCACAGGGCACGCCGCCAAGGGGCAGATCGCCCATATGGTCGCGCACTACTTTCCCGGCGCGAAGGTTGCGGGCGCGGATGCCGCCGATGCGCTGGCGATTGCCATCTGCCATTCGCACCATTCCGGGCCGGGGGCGGCGAAGCTGGCCGCGGCGCTGAGGGCGGCGGGATGA
- the ruvA gene encoding Holliday junction branch migration protein RuvA — protein sequence MIGRIAGRLDYRASDHVLIDVRGVGYLVYVSERTLASLPGPGEAVALYTDLLVREDNLQLFGFPTLLEKEWHRLLTSVQGVGAKVSLAILGTLGPEGVGRAITLGDAAAVKSAPGVGPKLAARVVNELKEKAAGVMAMGSFGGGALTPEPLEVVEADAAPAAGAAASAPVAGGRAEAQADALSALVNLGYGQGEAAQAVAQAEGEGANDLIRAALKLLAPKG from the coding sequence ATGATCGGGCGGATCGCCGGACGGCTGGATTACCGCGCCTCCGATCATGTGCTGATCGACGTGCGCGGGGTGGGCTACCTTGTTTATGTGTCCGAGCGGACGCTGGCCTCGCTGCCCGGACCGGGCGAGGCGGTGGCGCTCTATACCGACCTGCTGGTGCGCGAGGACAACCTGCAACTCTTCGGCTTTCCGACCCTGCTGGAAAAGGAATGGCACCGGCTACTGACCTCGGTGCAGGGGGTTGGAGCGAAGGTGTCGCTGGCGATCCTCGGCACGCTGGGGCCTGAGGGTGTGGGCCGGGCGATTACGCTGGGGGATGCGGCGGCGGTGAAATCGGCGCCGGGCGTGGGGCCGAAACTGGCGGCGCGGGTGGTGAACGAGCTGAAGGAAAAGGCCGCGGGCGTAATGGCGATGGGCAGCTTTGGAGGCGGCGCGCTCACGCCGGAGCCGTTGGAGGTGGTGGAGGCCGATGCGGCTCCTGCTGCCGGCGCGGCCGCCTCGGCGCCCGTGGCGGGTGGCCGGGCAGAAGCGCAGGCCGATGCGCTCTCGGCGCTGGTCAACCTTGGCTACGGTCAGGGCGAGGCCGCGCAGGCGGTGGCGCAGGCGGAGGGCGAGGGGGCGAACGACCTTATCCGCGCGGCGCTGAAGCTGCTGGCGCCGAAGGGCTGA